From a region of the Paenibacillus segetis genome:
- a CDS encoding transposase codes for MFYAKIEVINFPKLMLLRPDKGVNELNEKDKYQIIRQGIITKNVSKTCMEYGISRTIYYQWYKAYLKHGMEGLTEKERKPNMPNKVDKRTEKMILQYVAKFPEDGPKRIYYELQDEGVQVGESGIYNVLRRHGLSKREQREVYAKEIKARKKQDGEAMKQKQPSIDYKMKNPGNAHPGYMVQQSIQYMGVFPKIGKVYQYVIYDAYSRLGLVKLYNRKATIHFIDFMTVKILPLMKTLKFEIEHLVTNKSREFTTNWDRGNHRYTEFLHKNNINQVAITADNKEIFQPLETFVVVLTKEFYQQAWSDPTIDSFAILEKRLDLFLRHYNFSRVITDGPNQGQIPSDVVLNYTGQQEALPLWLFTRRS; via the coding sequence ATGTTCTATGCTAAAATTGAAGTGATTAATTTCCCCAAATTAATGTTGTTACGTCCGGACAAAGGGGTGAATGAGTTGAATGAGAAAGACAAATATCAGATCATTAGACAGGGGATCATCACAAAAAATGTGAGCAAAACCTGTATGGAATATGGTATTTCCAGAACCATTTATTATCAATGGTATAAAGCTTACCTGAAGCATGGTATGGAAGGGCTTACAGAAAAGGAAAGAAAGCCGAATATGCCCAATAAGGTAGATAAGCGTACGGAAAAAATGATTTTACAGTACGTAGCCAAATTTCCGGAAGACGGACCCAAACGGATTTATTATGAATTACAGGATGAGGGAGTTCAGGTTGGGGAGTCCGGTATTTACAACGTACTAAGGAGACATGGTTTAAGCAAGAGAGAGCAGCGTGAGGTATACGCTAAAGAAATCAAAGCTAGGAAGAAACAAGATGGAGAAGCAATGAAACAGAAGCAGCCTTCCATCGACTATAAAATGAAGAACCCTGGCAACGCCCACCCCGGTTATATGGTTCAACAAAGTATTCAATATATGGGCGTATTCCCGAAGATCGGGAAAGTCTATCAATATGTGATCTATGACGCTTACTCTAGATTAGGGTTAGTTAAGCTGTATAATCGCAAGGCAACCATTCACTTTATCGACTTCATGACGGTGAAAATTCTACCTTTGATGAAGACACTCAAATTCGAGATCGAGCATCTAGTTACGAATAAGAGTCGAGAATTTACCACGAACTGGGACAGAGGGAACCATAGGTACACTGAATTTTTACATAAAAATAATATAAACCAAGTGGCGATTACCGCAGACAATAAGGAGATATTTCAGCCCCTAGAGACATTTGTAGTCGTGTTGACCAAGGAGTTTTATCAGCAGGCTTGGAGTGATCCTACGATTGATTCTTTTGCGATACTAGAAAAGCGATTAGATTTATTCCTCCGTCATTATAATTTCAGTAGGGTCATCACGGACGGGCCTAATCAGGGCCAGATTCCTTCAGATGTCGTGCTTAACTACACGGGTCAGCAAGAGGCTTTGCCACTCTGGTTATTCACAAGGAGATCGTAG
- a CDS encoding FAD-dependent oxidoreductase encodes MADDRLQHKIGIIGAGISGVTLAHELAKKGYTNITILEKDDRVGGKCHSIEYRGKTYEMGTLIGLPSYKHTMELMAEFDLMDKGPLLERGFFDTQGRKTTQIPLNQMSEFMEEFKRLPDIVSRYESLKEPGFLHLPSDLYQPFASWCEENDLSVIMQIYMHYFSTFGFGNIYEVPAAYVLKFLTYDNLMAFIEITHMITWPKGVNALIRRMADDVEDLRLTCEVHRMIQEVDGRVKVETGQDMLYFDKVIYTASLEHIGHMVELSPTDRALFELIIYERFRVYAYRVEGIPAHSGYIPYNMYPERKGHMMAWYYRWADLGATDLVTVYVAENEQMTDAEMRESVEHKLRDLGGENIRLYMMKSWKQFPHVDSAALREGFYERLDELQGRNQIYYAGEIMNFPTLENCVVYAKHLVERFF; translated from the coding sequence ATGGCAGATGATAGATTACAACACAAAATAGGGATCATTGGTGCGGGGATATCTGGCGTTACTCTAGCACATGAGCTGGCGAAAAAGGGATATACCAACATCACCATTCTGGAGAAGGATGATCGTGTAGGGGGCAAATGTCATTCGATAGAGTACCGGGGAAAAACGTATGAAATGGGTACACTTATCGGCTTGCCCTCCTATAAACATACCATGGAGCTCATGGCTGAATTCGATTTAATGGACAAAGGACCTTTATTGGAACGAGGTTTTTTTGATACCCAAGGGAGAAAAACTACGCAGATTCCGCTGAATCAAATGAGTGAGTTTATGGAGGAATTCAAACGGTTACCAGATATTGTTAGCCGATATGAATCTCTCAAAGAACCCGGTTTTCTCCATTTGCCAAGTGACTTGTATCAGCCCTTTGCATCATGGTGTGAAGAAAATGATTTGTCGGTCATTATGCAGATCTATATGCATTATTTCAGTACGTTTGGATTTGGCAACATTTATGAAGTTCCTGCTGCTTACGTACTGAAATTTCTAACTTACGATAACCTTATGGCTTTTATTGAAATTACTCACATGATTACTTGGCCAAAGGGAGTCAATGCTTTGATCAGACGCATGGCTGACGATGTAGAAGATCTACGGCTGACATGTGAAGTACATCGTATGATTCAAGAGGTAGACGGTAGAGTAAAGGTGGAGACAGGCCAAGATATGCTGTATTTTGACAAGGTCATATATACGGCTTCCTTAGAACATATAGGTCATATGGTTGAATTGTCTCCAACAGATCGGGCACTATTCGAGCTAATTATCTATGAACGCTTCCGGGTTTATGCTTATCGAGTAGAGGGGATTCCGGCACATTCTGGATATATCCCGTACAATATGTACCCTGAACGTAAGGGACATATGATGGCTTGGTACTACCGATGGGCAGATTTGGGTGCTACGGATTTGGTTACCGTGTATGTAGCAGAGAATGAACAGATGACAGATGCAGAAATGAGAGAATCAGTAGAACACAAACTTCGTGATCTTGGTGGAGAGAACATCCGTCTATATATGATGAAGTCTTGGAAGCAATTTCCCCATGTAGATTCAGCAGCACTACGTGAAGGGTTCTATGAGCGGCTAGATGAACTGCAGGGCAGAAATCAAATTTACTACGCCGGTGAAATTATGAATTTTCCTACGCTAGAGAACTGTGTCGTTTATGCAAAACACTTAGTGGAACGATTTTTTTGA
- a CDS encoding DUF5692 family protein, translating into MFLFESIPWYSALMWFVVLAGLMLVNEIARMSKWISLALFLVLPIILTVAVWPNTAGEGSSVGTWFHWVKVYSALAGCLGFLAIRFIKGWSSNKYILMFPAIILAVNILEAVIRDFQVYSLNGMVDGVMMVGGPWNIMNGVAGILNIITISGWMGIVISKDKKKDMVWPDQLWFWIIAYDIWNFAYVYNAVSDHAFYAGAALLISCTIPAFFFKKGAWLQHRAQTLAIWMMFTMSFPMFVGESKFAVQSSHSETALWVVSGLSLAANIAVFVYHVYKITKHKRNPLHVEVYTDLAAYKAIAENN; encoded by the coding sequence ATGTTTTTATTTGAATCGATTCCGTGGTATTCGGCACTCATGTGGTTCGTGGTACTTGCTGGATTAATGCTTGTTAATGAAATAGCACGGATGAGCAAATGGATTTCGCTTGCATTGTTTCTAGTACTACCAATAATTCTTACCGTAGCAGTTTGGCCTAATACAGCTGGCGAAGGTTCTAGTGTGGGTACTTGGTTCCACTGGGTTAAAGTTTACTCTGCATTGGCTGGATGCTTAGGATTCCTTGCCATCCGCTTTATCAAAGGTTGGAGCAGCAACAAATATATCTTGATGTTCCCGGCTATTATTTTGGCTGTTAACATTTTGGAAGCCGTTATTCGGGATTTCCAAGTGTACAGTTTGAATGGAATGGTAGACGGTGTCATGATGGTCGGCGGTCCTTGGAACATTATGAATGGGGTCGCAGGGATTTTGAACATCATTACGATCTCAGGTTGGATGGGTATCGTTATTAGTAAGGATAAGAAGAAAGATATGGTATGGCCTGACCAGCTTTGGTTCTGGATCATTGCTTATGACATTTGGAATTTTGCTTACGTATACAACGCGGTTTCCGATCATGCTTTCTACGCAGGGGCTGCATTGTTAATTTCATGTACAATTCCAGCGTTCTTCTTCAAAAAAGGTGCTTGGTTACAACACCGTGCTCAGACACTAGCGATTTGGATGATGTTTACCATGTCGTTCCCAATGTTTGTTGGCGAATCCAAATTCGCTGTACAGTCTTCGCACAGTGAAACGGCTCTATGGGTTGTGAGTGGATTGTCATTAGCAGCGAATATTGCTGTATTCGTATACCACGTCTACAAAATCACGAAACACAAACGCAATCCGCTTCACGTCGAAGTATATACAGATTTAGCAGCTTACAAAGCGATTGCAGAGAATAACTAA